Proteins found in one Acidobacteriota bacterium genomic segment:
- a CDS encoding type IV secretion system protein yields the protein MGSQPSLNLIPTVQQAIANLLLTYEPEFLRFGYQLFIAFATIVITWHGIRMMFSQGGLGEHMFDFAKLLLFVAFGYALIAFYEAPLPGIGVSFSNLITDQTHYFLSVLEARAFDNIYRHLDELSDHFMQPDPWSILANLIYWTVLVLIAFAKAVSLAVVAFGLIASAVCALLGPIFVPFFIVPKLDWLFWGWLRSFIQYSFVPVVAIAFLMVFEQFVFRYLTTLPPVITQAEYGVYGLQAFAVVATFCTGILLVPSLTHSIFSGSSGESALASRISVSRVFRR from the coding sequence GTGGGGTCGCAGCCCTCGTTGAACCTGATACCGACCGTCCAGCAGGCGATTGCCAACCTGCTCCTGACCTACGAGCCGGAGTTTCTCCGGTTCGGGTATCAGTTGTTCATCGCCTTCGCCACCATCGTCATCACCTGGCACGGCATCCGGATGATGTTCTCGCAGGGGGGCCTCGGCGAGCACATGTTCGACTTCGCCAAGCTGCTGCTCTTCGTTGCCTTCGGCTACGCACTGATTGCCTTCTACGAGGCGCCGCTGCCAGGTATCGGCGTGTCGTTCAGCAACCTCATCACCGACCAGACGCACTACTTCCTCTCGGTCCTCGAAGCCAGAGCGTTCGACAACATCTACCGGCACCTCGACGAGCTGTCCGACCACTTCATGCAGCCGGACCCTTGGTCGATTCTGGCCAACCTCATCTACTGGACGGTGTTGGTGCTGATCGCCTTCGCCAAGGCCGTCTCGCTGGCCGTCGTGGCCTTCGGCCTGATCGCAAGCGCGGTGTGCGCGCTGCTCGGGCCCATCTTCGTCCCGTTCTTCATCGTGCCGAAGCTCGACTGGCTCTTCTGGGGCTGGCTCCGGTCGTTCATCCAGTACTCGTTCGTGCCCGTGGTCGCCATCGCCTTCCTGATGGTGTTCGAGCAGTTCGTCTTCCGCTACCTGACCACGCTGCCACCTGTGATCACACAGGCCGAGTATGGCGTCTACGGCCTGCAGGCATTTGCTGTCGTCGCCACGTTCTGCACGGGTATCCTGCTCGTACCGTCACTTACCCACTCGATCTTCTCCGGGTCGAGCGGCGAGAGCGCCCTGGCCTCGCGAATCAGCGTCAGCCGGGTGTTCCGGCGTTGA
- a CDS encoding TrbI/VirB10 family protein — protein MTEQAGPPTGAPVTDHRVVPRGVLPRGIQTWLMAGLALGIVLIVFIAGHREPPTRQPATSATAQVASPDRVRDYQDRLRALDARAALEAQAAAAEPPPMRPEVYEEPSPRAVEDPLAAERRRREYESLFASNVVVSRRPTSERPDGGGYSLSGPGQYSREPSIDDIADAVVRASARAGGAVPSPYQLAGRAREAGAVGAPAFHEGETQAGEERTGPISPAGPLHRLLEGTLIDAVLTNRLDGSAAAPVNCLVTNAVYSHSGQHLVIPAGARLLGETKPVQTLGETRLAVSFHRLLMPDGRTYRLDHFLGLNQLGDSGLRDRVNQHYWSTFGAAGAVGLISGLAQWLGTAGFARGSGDRTVIIAGGAEATSQATVQVMNRFLNRLPTITIREGHRVKVYLTADLELPAYDAPAVFAPASRRTP, from the coding sequence ATGACCGAGCAGGCTGGACCACCCACCGGTGCGCCCGTGACCGACCACCGCGTCGTTCCCCGCGGCGTGTTGCCGCGTGGGATTCAGACGTGGCTCATGGCCGGGCTCGCCCTCGGGATCGTGTTGATCGTGTTCATCGCCGGCCATCGGGAGCCGCCGACACGGCAGCCCGCCACATCGGCAACGGCCCAGGTGGCGAGCCCCGACCGAGTTCGCGACTACCAGGACCGGCTGCGAGCGCTGGATGCCCGCGCTGCGCTCGAAGCGCAGGCCGCAGCCGCGGAGCCTCCGCCGATGAGGCCGGAGGTGTACGAGGAACCGAGTCCTCGAGCTGTTGAAGACCCGCTGGCGGCGGAGCGACGCCGACGCGAGTACGAGAGCCTGTTTGCGAGCAACGTCGTCGTCAGCCGTCGGCCGACATCCGAGCGACCCGACGGTGGCGGGTATTCCCTGTCTGGTCCGGGTCAGTACTCGCGGGAGCCCTCGATCGACGACATCGCCGACGCGGTCGTCCGTGCCTCCGCGCGAGCCGGAGGCGCGGTCCCAAGCCCGTATCAATTGGCGGGTCGAGCACGAGAGGCTGGGGCCGTCGGGGCGCCGGCATTCCACGAAGGCGAGACGCAAGCGGGAGAGGAGCGGACGGGCCCCATCAGTCCCGCAGGGCCGCTGCACCGCCTGCTCGAAGGCACGCTCATCGACGCGGTGCTCACGAACCGGTTGGACGGCAGCGCCGCCGCGCCGGTCAACTGCCTCGTCACCAACGCCGTGTACTCCCACAGCGGCCAGCACCTGGTCATCCCGGCCGGCGCGCGACTGCTGGGCGAGACCAAGCCCGTGCAGACGCTTGGCGAAACGCGCCTGGCCGTGAGCTTCCATCGGCTGCTCATGCCCGACGGCCGAACGTACCGGCTGGATCACTTCCTCGGCCTCAATCAGCTCGGCGATTCCGGGCTGCGGGATCGAGTCAACCAGCACTACTGGTCCACGTTCGGCGCCGCCGGCGCCGTCGGGCTCATCAGCGGGCTGGCGCAATGGCTCGGCACGGCAGGCTTCGCGCGCGGCAGCGGAGACCGCACGGTGATCATCGCCGGCGGAGCCGAGGCGACGTCTCAGGCGACCGTGCAGGTGATGAACCGGTTCCTGAACCGGCTGCCGACGATCACCATTCGAGAAGGGCACCGGGTCAAGGTGTATCTCACCGCAGACCTCGAGCTGCCTGCCTACGACGCCCCGGCCGTGTTCGCTCCCGCGTCAAGGAGGACCCCATGA
- a CDS encoding TrbG/VirB9 family P-type conjugative transfer protein produces MQGSFTGIAAASLAALALLASPTAAQTTGIRDVEASERNLIPLETRLRYTTMIVLPESEEILDVICGDRDFWVISATQNIAHVKPAKANAETNLNLVTATGAIYSFLLNEKSGAGTPDLKVYVNGSPETARGTPRFFSAAHVEQLEARLLEAKAALEGATRRATEEVATFQQHYPARLQFVYGTPKYEKPFLVRSMWHDGQFTYVKSDATELPALYELKDGEPAVVNFQVQNGTYIVPKVLDRGYLALGKQRFSFAQQGR; encoded by the coding sequence ATGCAGGGCTCGTTCACGGGAATCGCGGCCGCAAGTCTGGCTGCGCTCGCGTTGCTGGCAAGCCCCACCGCCGCCCAGACCACCGGGATTCGCGACGTGGAGGCATCGGAGAGGAACCTGATTCCGCTCGAGACCCGCCTTCGCTACACGACGATGATCGTCTTGCCGGAGAGCGAGGAGATTCTCGACGTCATCTGTGGAGACCGCGACTTCTGGGTGATCAGTGCCACCCAGAACATCGCGCACGTCAAGCCCGCCAAGGCCAACGCCGAAACGAACCTGAACCTCGTGACGGCGACGGGTGCGATCTACTCCTTCCTGCTCAACGAGAAGAGCGGAGCCGGGACGCCCGACTTGAAGGTCTACGTCAACGGGTCGCCCGAGACCGCGAGGGGCACGCCCCGCTTCTTCAGCGCGGCTCACGTGGAGCAGCTCGAAGCGCGACTCCTCGAAGCCAAGGCCGCGCTGGAGGGAGCGACACGACGTGCGACTGAGGAAGTCGCCACGTTCCAGCAGCACTATCCGGCGCGCCTGCAGTTCGTCTACGGGACCCCGAAGTACGAGAAGCCGTTCCTCGTCAGGTCGATGTGGCACGACGGCCAGTTCACGTACGTGAAGTCGGACGCGACCGAGCTGCCGGCGTTGTACGAGCTGAAGGACGGCGAACCCGCGGTCGTCAACTTCCAGGTCCAGAACGGCACCTACATCGTGCCGAAGGTGCTCGACAGGGGATACCTGGCCCTCGGCAAGCAGCGCTTCTCGTTCGCGCAGCAGGGGCGATGA